A single region of the Brachypodium distachyon strain Bd21 chromosome 3, Brachypodium_distachyon_v3.0, whole genome shotgun sequence genome encodes:
- the LOC100833410 gene encoding GPI ethanolamine phosphate transferase 2 isoform X2: MMESMPYTQSLLAGCKAVGYHAKAAPPTVTMPRLKSMVSGAIGGFLDVALNFNTQAFLDDNLLDQLHAIGYKLVMLGDETWIKLFPTLFYRQDGVSSFYVKDTVEVDFNVSRHLEFELDAKDWDALILHYLGLDHVGHTGGRRSVLMTKKLKEMDDVIRRIHTASMSLQDSPDRTLLVVVSDHGMTEGGNHGGSSYEETDSLALFIGHSVESSYCSPYDQKEALQVDLAPTLALLFGIPIPKNNIGILLPELVNSLTDDQKLRSLELNSWQIVRLLQEQLPAICFEHCINPNDGWGIGMLPESTEEKLCHLLSKAYASHQSPRLHRDSDFKSVEAVGHFGTAVDAYYGFLRYASEWLSHRATDKPLYLLVSAISLMIVSCFSLAGIISCLFRGNSSSQVEQHSELHLDKHWHLDEVFVLMGMLLYVISLGSSSFVEEEQYTWHFLTSSLYLIFLFKTVQSMLKESNSTVLRKSEAKIFHRNNYSFLTSYKFGPGQRDGYKLYTVLVVLVSGRIIRAWHQGGVNWVHILDISKILAQADPYIIKCLQIISVLVVVVLYAVSLMLLRTRKVHVIGLWFSHLFCGLLVVLHIWESQLNTSVLINHSTTSIAQIFYAIASMSIVLTILVSPWVSPIHSEEAEPTSSSSSNPEKTVHLHGINYSVFLTGITYTMFWCLLQLLLQQAINAIPLLLILLQIISSVIHFSREKPLHRQWVQVVAMQLLGLTGHFGLGNTNSLASIDVAGAFVGISSYSTVLSGLLMFISTYGSPLLLYLGMVVYISVKDNDDISAPQLFKWSSILNKMIALPCLVPLLINSIALTSYTIVLLLMRNHLFVWSVFSPKYLYVCAATVCTYAGVLIIAMTAVYTCAVFSFRTRSYRNKSM, from the exons ATGATGGAGTCGATGCCATACACACAATCTCTGTTGGCTGGTTGCAAAGCAGTGGGTTATCACGCAAAGGCTGCACCTCCAACCGTTACAATGCCGCGACTAAAA tcaATGGTATCAGGGGCTATTGGAGGTTTTCTAGATGTGGCACTTAACTTCAATACTCAAGCCTTCTTGGATGATAATCTTCTCG ATCAGCTTCATGCGATTGGTTATAAATTAGTGATGTTGGGAGATGAGACATGGATCAAGTTGTTCCCAACACTATTCTACCGGCAGGATGGAGTGAGCAGTTTTTAT GTGAAAGATACCGTCGAGGTTGATTTCAATGTTTCTCGTCATCTGGAATTCGAGCTTGATGCAAAAGACTGGGATGCATTG ATTCTTCACTACCTAGGTTTAGATCATGTTGGCCATACAGGCGGCCGTCGGAG TGTTTTGATGACCAAAAAGCTGAAGGAGATGGATGATGTGATCAGAAGGATCCACACTGCATCTATGAGCCTTCAGGATAGTCCAGACAGAACACTTTTG GTTGTGGTCAGTGATCATGGAATGACTGAAGGTGGTAATCATGGAGGATCTTCTTACGAAGAAACTGACTCCCTTGCCCTTTTTATTGGACACAGCGTTGAGAGCTCATATTGTTCGCCTTATGACCAGAAAGAGGCACTTCAA GTTGACCTTGCTCCCACTCTAGCTCTTCTCTTCGGCATACCAATCCCAAAGAACAATATAGGCATCTTGCTTCCAGAGCTTGTTAATTCCTTGACAG ATGACCAAAAACTGCGGAGCTTGGAACTGAACTCGTGGCAAATCGTAAGGTTATTGCAAGAACAGTTACCTGCTATCTGCTTTGAACATTGTATTAATCCAAATGATGGTTGGGGAATTGGTATGCTTCCTGAATCTACTGAAGAAAAGTTATGCCATTTACTCTCTAAAGCATATGCTTCTCATCAATCCCCGCGTCTTCATCGAGATTCAGATTTCAA GTCTGTTGAAGCTGTTGGGCACTTTGGAACTGCTGTGGACGCCTACTATGGCTTCTTAAGATATGCGAGTGAGTGGTTGTCTCACAGAGCGACCGAT AAACCACTCTATTTGCTCGTCTCTGCAATCTCCTTGATGATAGTTTCATGCTTTTCTCTTGCTGGCATTATCTCTTGCCTATTTAGGGGAAACTCCTCGAGTCAAGTTGAACAACACTCTGAGTTGCATTTGGATAAACATTGGCACCTTGATGAGGTTTTCGTTCTTATGGGGATGCTTCTCTATGTCATTAGTCTTGGTTCAAGTTCTTTTGTGGAAGAAGAGCAGTATACATGGCACTTTCTCACTTCTAGTCTGTATTTAATATTTCTCTTCAAGACAGTCCAATCAATGCTGAAAGAATCAAATTCAACAGTCCTACGTAAATCAGAAGCAAAAATCTTTCACAGAAATAACTACTCTTTCCTTACCAGCTATAAATTTGGCCCAGGTCAGCGAGATGGTTACAAGTTGTATACCGTccttgttgttcttgtttctGGGAGAATTATAAGAGCATGGCATCAAGGTGGGGTTAACTGGGTTCATATTCTTGACATTTCGAAGATATTGGCCCAAGCTGACCCTTATATTATAAAGTGTCTTCAAATTATATCAGTTCTTGTGGTTGTGGTATTGTATGCAGTTTCACTCATGTTGCTGAGAACAAGGAAAGTCCATGTTATAGGGCTATGGTTCAGCCACCTTTTTTGTGGGCTTTTAGTTGTGCTGCATATCTGGGAAAGTCAGCTCAATACTTCAGTACTGATCAACCATAGCACAACATCAATAGCTCAGATATTTTATGCCATTGCAAGTATGTCGATTGTTCTCACCATTCTAGTGTCGCCTTGGGTATCTCCAATACATTCCGAAGAAGCTGAACCAACATCGTCCTCTAGCTCAAATCCTGAAAAGACTGTACATTTGCATGGCATCAATTATTCTGTTTTCTTGACTGGAATAACATACACCATGTTCTGGTGCCTTCTTCAATTGCTTCTGCAACAAGCCATAAATGCAATTCCTCTTTTGCTCATTTTGTTGCAAATAATCTCGAGTGTTATTCATTTTTCTCGGGAGAAACCATTGCATAGGCAATGGGTACAG GTTGTTGCAATGCAATTATTGGGATTGACCGGTCATTTTGGTCTTGGGAATACCAATAGCCTTGCCAGCATAGATGTTGCAGGAGCTTTCGTT GGCATTTCAAGTTACTCCACGGTTCTTTCCGGCCTGCTGATGTTCATTAGTACATATGGATCACCTCTGCTGTTATACCTTGGGATGGTTGTTTATATATCGGTGAAAGACAATGATGATATCTCCGCTCCACAGCTGTTCAAATGGAGCAGCATTTTGAACAAAATGATTGCATTGCCCTGCTTGGTTCCTCTGCTAATCAATTCTATTGCCTTGACTTCATACACCATTGTTTTGCTGCTCATGAGGAACCACTTGTTCGTTTGGAGCGTATTTTCACCCAA GTACCTCTATGTCTGCGCAGCAACAGTTTGCACCTATGCTGGAGTGCTCATTATAGCCATGACCGCAGTTTACACTTGCGCCGTATTTTCATTCAGGACCAGAAGCTACAGGAACAAATCCATGTGA
- the LOC100833711 gene encoding uncharacterized protein LOC100833711 isoform X1, with the protein MEPAAAPASSSSSASTSSLPAAAEAAELKLRRRTLETVLEQCQRALELMREADLGAAGPDEEDAEAGNPDEEEGGGLGEGPPPPRSPSDADYETDELCNLLKSRVESPEFLEKLDNIQKSVYQHGAVDETISWDIVSAADIWDDKSMNVSDDSEDGYVLVKQEDIVDGIACFMAAYLLSLKETKELTPNQLQQALSKTFSTKKRKSKLQKAWAGTQVIYNVASWSATAVGIYQNPAILKAATTAFWTSCRVVSKFL; encoded by the exons ATggagcccgcggcggcgcccgcttcctcctcgtcgtcggcgtccACGTCatcgctgccggcggcggcggaggcggcggagctgaagctgcggcggaggacgcTGGAGACGGTGCTGGAGCAGTGCCAGCGCGCGCTGGAGCTGATGCGCGAGGCCGatctcggcgccgccgggccggacgaggaggacgccgaggcGGGGAATccggacgaggaggaagggggcgGACTGGGGGagggcccgccgccgccgcggtcgccGTCGGACGCCGACTACGAGACGGACGAG TTGTGTAATCTTCTCAAATCAAGGGTTGAATCACCAGAGTTCCTTGAAAAGCTTGATAACATTCAGAAGTCAGTATATCAACATGGTGCAG TAGATGAAACCATATCATGGGATATCGTAAGTGCGGCAGATATATGGGATGATAAGAGCATGAATGTTAGTGATGATTCGGAGGATGGGTATGTTCTTGTTAAGCAAGAGGATATAGTTGATGGGATTGCATGCTTCATGGCTGCATACCTGCTGTCGCTGAAAGAAACTAAG gaattGACGCCCAATCAActtcaacaag CCCTTAGCAAGAcattttcaacaaaaaagaggaaaagcaAGCTTCAGAAGGCATGGGCCGGAACACAAGTTATTTATAATGTAGCATCATGGAGTGCAACAGCTGTTGG TATCTACCAGAATCCAGCGATTCTAaaagcagcaacaacagccTTTTGGACATCCTGCCGTGTGGTATCCAAGTTTCTGTGA
- the LOC100833711 gene encoding uncharacterized protein LOC100833711 isoform X2 yields the protein MEPAAAPASSSSSASTSSLPAAAEAAELKLRRRTLETVLEQCQRALELMREADLGAAGPDEEDAEAGNPDEEEGGGLGEGPPPPRSPSDADYETDELCNLLKSRVESPEFLEKLDNIQKSVYQHGADETISWDIVSAADIWDDKSMNVSDDSEDGYVLVKQEDIVDGIACFMAAYLLSLKETKELTPNQLQQALSKTFSTKKRKSKLQKAWAGTQVIYNVASWSATAVGIYQNPAILKAATTAFWTSCRVVSKFL from the exons ATggagcccgcggcggcgcccgcttcctcctcgtcgtcggcgtccACGTCatcgctgccggcggcggcggaggcggcggagctgaagctgcggcggaggacgcTGGAGACGGTGCTGGAGCAGTGCCAGCGCGCGCTGGAGCTGATGCGCGAGGCCGatctcggcgccgccgggccggacgaggaggacgccgaggcGGGGAATccggacgaggaggaagggggcgGACTGGGGGagggcccgccgccgccgcggtcgccGTCGGACGCCGACTACGAGACGGACGAG TTGTGTAATCTTCTCAAATCAAGGGTTGAATCACCAGAGTTCCTTGAAAAGCTTGATAACATTCAGAAGTCAGTATATCAACATGGTGCAG ATGAAACCATATCATGGGATATCGTAAGTGCGGCAGATATATGGGATGATAAGAGCATGAATGTTAGTGATGATTCGGAGGATGGGTATGTTCTTGTTAAGCAAGAGGATATAGTTGATGGGATTGCATGCTTCATGGCTGCATACCTGCTGTCGCTGAAAGAAACTAAG gaattGACGCCCAATCAActtcaacaag CCCTTAGCAAGAcattttcaacaaaaaagaggaaaagcaAGCTTCAGAAGGCATGGGCCGGAACACAAGTTATTTATAATGTAGCATCATGGAGTGCAACAGCTGTTGG TATCTACCAGAATCCAGCGATTCTAaaagcagcaacaacagccTTTTGGACATCCTGCCGTGTGGTATCCAAGTTTCTGTGA
- the LOC100833410 gene encoding GPI ethanolamine phosphate transferase 2 isoform X3 gives MWHLTSILKPSWMIIFSLHAIGYKLVMLGDETWIKLFPTLFYRQDGVSSFYVKDTVEVDFNVSRHLEFELDAKDWDALILHYLGLDHVGHTGGRRSVLMTKKLKEMDDVIRRIHTASMSLQDSPDRTLLVVVSDHGMTEGGNHGGSSYEETDSLALFIGHSVESSYCSPYDQKEALQVDLAPTLALLFGIPIPKNNIGILLPELVNSLTDDQKLRSLELNSWQIVRLLQEQLPAICFEHCINPNDGWGIGMLPESTEEKLCHLLSKAYASHQSPRLHRDSDFKSVEAVGHFGTAVDAYYGFLRYASEWLSHRATDKPLYLLVSAISLMIVSCFSLAGIISCLFRGNSSSQVEQHSELHLDKHWHLDEVFVLMGMLLYVISLGSSSFVEEEQYTWHFLTSSLYLIFLFKTVQSMLKESNSTVLRKSEAKIFHRNNYSFLTSYKFGPGQRDGYKLYTVLVVLVSGRIIRAWHQGGVNWVHILDISKILAQADPYIIKCLQIISVLVVVVLYAVSLMLLRTRKVHVIGLWFSHLFCGLLVVLHIWESQLNTSVLINHSTTSIAQIFYAIASMSIVLTILVSPWVSPIHSEEAEPTSSSSSNPEKTVHLHGINYSVFLTGITYTMFWCLLQLLLQQAINAIPLLLILLQIISSVIHFSREKPLHRQWVQVVAMQLLGLTGHFGLGNTNSLASIDVAGAFVGISSYSTVLSGLLMFISTYGSPLLLYLGMVVYISVKDNDDISAPQLFKWSSILNKMIALPCLVPLLINSIALTSYTIVLLLMRNHLFVWSVFSPKYLYVCAATVCTYAGVLIIAMTAVYTCAVFSFRTRSYRNKSM, from the exons ATGTGGCACTTAACTTCAATACTCAAGCCTTCTTGGATGATAATCTTCTCG CTTCATGCGATTGGTTATAAATTAGTGATGTTGGGAGATGAGACATGGATCAAGTTGTTCCCAACACTATTCTACCGGCAGGATGGAGTGAGCAGTTTTTAT GTGAAAGATACCGTCGAGGTTGATTTCAATGTTTCTCGTCATCTGGAATTCGAGCTTGATGCAAAAGACTGGGATGCATTG ATTCTTCACTACCTAGGTTTAGATCATGTTGGCCATACAGGCGGCCGTCGGAG TGTTTTGATGACCAAAAAGCTGAAGGAGATGGATGATGTGATCAGAAGGATCCACACTGCATCTATGAGCCTTCAGGATAGTCCAGACAGAACACTTTTG GTTGTGGTCAGTGATCATGGAATGACTGAAGGTGGTAATCATGGAGGATCTTCTTACGAAGAAACTGACTCCCTTGCCCTTTTTATTGGACACAGCGTTGAGAGCTCATATTGTTCGCCTTATGACCAGAAAGAGGCACTTCAA GTTGACCTTGCTCCCACTCTAGCTCTTCTCTTCGGCATACCAATCCCAAAGAACAATATAGGCATCTTGCTTCCAGAGCTTGTTAATTCCTTGACAG ATGACCAAAAACTGCGGAGCTTGGAACTGAACTCGTGGCAAATCGTAAGGTTATTGCAAGAACAGTTACCTGCTATCTGCTTTGAACATTGTATTAATCCAAATGATGGTTGGGGAATTGGTATGCTTCCTGAATCTACTGAAGAAAAGTTATGCCATTTACTCTCTAAAGCATATGCTTCTCATCAATCCCCGCGTCTTCATCGAGATTCAGATTTCAA GTCTGTTGAAGCTGTTGGGCACTTTGGAACTGCTGTGGACGCCTACTATGGCTTCTTAAGATATGCGAGTGAGTGGTTGTCTCACAGAGCGACCGAT AAACCACTCTATTTGCTCGTCTCTGCAATCTCCTTGATGATAGTTTCATGCTTTTCTCTTGCTGGCATTATCTCTTGCCTATTTAGGGGAAACTCCTCGAGTCAAGTTGAACAACACTCTGAGTTGCATTTGGATAAACATTGGCACCTTGATGAGGTTTTCGTTCTTATGGGGATGCTTCTCTATGTCATTAGTCTTGGTTCAAGTTCTTTTGTGGAAGAAGAGCAGTATACATGGCACTTTCTCACTTCTAGTCTGTATTTAATATTTCTCTTCAAGACAGTCCAATCAATGCTGAAAGAATCAAATTCAACAGTCCTACGTAAATCAGAAGCAAAAATCTTTCACAGAAATAACTACTCTTTCCTTACCAGCTATAAATTTGGCCCAGGTCAGCGAGATGGTTACAAGTTGTATACCGTccttgttgttcttgtttctGGGAGAATTATAAGAGCATGGCATCAAGGTGGGGTTAACTGGGTTCATATTCTTGACATTTCGAAGATATTGGCCCAAGCTGACCCTTATATTATAAAGTGTCTTCAAATTATATCAGTTCTTGTGGTTGTGGTATTGTATGCAGTTTCACTCATGTTGCTGAGAACAAGGAAAGTCCATGTTATAGGGCTATGGTTCAGCCACCTTTTTTGTGGGCTTTTAGTTGTGCTGCATATCTGGGAAAGTCAGCTCAATACTTCAGTACTGATCAACCATAGCACAACATCAATAGCTCAGATATTTTATGCCATTGCAAGTATGTCGATTGTTCTCACCATTCTAGTGTCGCCTTGGGTATCTCCAATACATTCCGAAGAAGCTGAACCAACATCGTCCTCTAGCTCAAATCCTGAAAAGACTGTACATTTGCATGGCATCAATTATTCTGTTTTCTTGACTGGAATAACATACACCATGTTCTGGTGCCTTCTTCAATTGCTTCTGCAACAAGCCATAAATGCAATTCCTCTTTTGCTCATTTTGTTGCAAATAATCTCGAGTGTTATTCATTTTTCTCGGGAGAAACCATTGCATAGGCAATGGGTACAG GTTGTTGCAATGCAATTATTGGGATTGACCGGTCATTTTGGTCTTGGGAATACCAATAGCCTTGCCAGCATAGATGTTGCAGGAGCTTTCGTT GGCATTTCAAGTTACTCCACGGTTCTTTCCGGCCTGCTGATGTTCATTAGTACATATGGATCACCTCTGCTGTTATACCTTGGGATGGTTGTTTATATATCGGTGAAAGACAATGATGATATCTCCGCTCCACAGCTGTTCAAATGGAGCAGCATTTTGAACAAAATGATTGCATTGCCCTGCTTGGTTCCTCTGCTAATCAATTCTATTGCCTTGACTTCATACACCATTGTTTTGCTGCTCATGAGGAACCACTTGTTCGTTTGGAGCGTATTTTCACCCAA GTACCTCTATGTCTGCGCAGCAACAGTTTGCACCTATGCTGGAGTGCTCATTATAGCCATGACCGCAGTTTACACTTGCGCCGTATTTTCATTCAGGACCAGAAGCTACAGGAACAAATCCATGTGA
- the LOC100833410 gene encoding GPI ethanolamine phosphate transferase 2 isoform X1 — translation MGAASSPSCAALASWTVAAVLLQVAGLSLFLYGFFPVKPTLPGLSGAESYRTPSCGPVGGGEEPALPPDQLRSLYRELSGVPRVYDRLVLMVIDGLPAEFVLGRGGKPPSKEMMESMPYTQSLLAGCKAVGYHAKAAPPTVTMPRLKSMVSGAIGGFLDVALNFNTQAFLDDNLLDQLHAIGYKLVMLGDETWIKLFPTLFYRQDGVSSFYVKDTVEVDFNVSRHLEFELDAKDWDALILHYLGLDHVGHTGGRRSVLMTKKLKEMDDVIRRIHTASMSLQDSPDRTLLVVVSDHGMTEGGNHGGSSYEETDSLALFIGHSVESSYCSPYDQKEALQVDLAPTLALLFGIPIPKNNIGILLPELVNSLTDDQKLRSLELNSWQIVRLLQEQLPAICFEHCINPNDGWGIGMLPESTEEKLCHLLSKAYASHQSPRLHRDSDFKSVEAVGHFGTAVDAYYGFLRYASEWLSHRATDKPLYLLVSAISLMIVSCFSLAGIISCLFRGNSSSQVEQHSELHLDKHWHLDEVFVLMGMLLYVISLGSSSFVEEEQYTWHFLTSSLYLIFLFKTVQSMLKESNSTVLRKSEAKIFHRNNYSFLTSYKFGPGQRDGYKLYTVLVVLVSGRIIRAWHQGGVNWVHILDISKILAQADPYIIKCLQIISVLVVVVLYAVSLMLLRTRKVHVIGLWFSHLFCGLLVVLHIWESQLNTSVLINHSTTSIAQIFYAIASMSIVLTILVSPWVSPIHSEEAEPTSSSSSNPEKTVHLHGINYSVFLTGITYTMFWCLLQLLLQQAINAIPLLLILLQIISSVIHFSREKPLHRQWVQVVAMQLLGLTGHFGLGNTNSLASIDVAGAFVGISSYSTVLSGLLMFISTYGSPLLLYLGMVVYISVKDNDDISAPQLFKWSSILNKMIALPCLVPLLINSIALTSYTIVLLLMRNHLFVWSVFSPKYLYVCAATVCTYAGVLIIAMTAVYTCAVFSFRTRSYRNKSM, via the exons AtgggcgccgcctcctccccttcctgcGCTGCCTTGGCGAGCTGGACtgtggcggcggtgctgctgcAGGTCGCCGGACTCTCCTTGTTCCTCTACGGATTCTTCCCCGTCAAGCCCACGCTCCCCGGCCTCAG TGGTGCGGAGAGCTACCGGACGCCGTCGTGTGGTCCCGTTGGTGGCGGGGAGGAACCGGCGCTTCCACCGGATCAGCTCAGATCTCTGTACAGG GAACTTTCTGGGGTCCCTCGTGTGTACGATCGCTTGGTATTGATG GTAATAGATGGGCTACCTGCTGAATTTGTACTGGGGAGAGGTGGAAAACCTCCAAGCAAAGAAATGATGGAGTCGATGCCATACACACAATCTCTGTTGGCTGGTTGCAAAGCAGTGGGTTATCACGCAAAGGCTGCACCTCCAACCGTTACAATGCCGCGACTAAAA tcaATGGTATCAGGGGCTATTGGAGGTTTTCTAGATGTGGCACTTAACTTCAATACTCAAGCCTTCTTGGATGATAATCTTCTCG ATCAGCTTCATGCGATTGGTTATAAATTAGTGATGTTGGGAGATGAGACATGGATCAAGTTGTTCCCAACACTATTCTACCGGCAGGATGGAGTGAGCAGTTTTTAT GTGAAAGATACCGTCGAGGTTGATTTCAATGTTTCTCGTCATCTGGAATTCGAGCTTGATGCAAAAGACTGGGATGCATTG ATTCTTCACTACCTAGGTTTAGATCATGTTGGCCATACAGGCGGCCGTCGGAG TGTTTTGATGACCAAAAAGCTGAAGGAGATGGATGATGTGATCAGAAGGATCCACACTGCATCTATGAGCCTTCAGGATAGTCCAGACAGAACACTTTTG GTTGTGGTCAGTGATCATGGAATGACTGAAGGTGGTAATCATGGAGGATCTTCTTACGAAGAAACTGACTCCCTTGCCCTTTTTATTGGACACAGCGTTGAGAGCTCATATTGTTCGCCTTATGACCAGAAAGAGGCACTTCAA GTTGACCTTGCTCCCACTCTAGCTCTTCTCTTCGGCATACCAATCCCAAAGAACAATATAGGCATCTTGCTTCCAGAGCTTGTTAATTCCTTGACAG ATGACCAAAAACTGCGGAGCTTGGAACTGAACTCGTGGCAAATCGTAAGGTTATTGCAAGAACAGTTACCTGCTATCTGCTTTGAACATTGTATTAATCCAAATGATGGTTGGGGAATTGGTATGCTTCCTGAATCTACTGAAGAAAAGTTATGCCATTTACTCTCTAAAGCATATGCTTCTCATCAATCCCCGCGTCTTCATCGAGATTCAGATTTCAA GTCTGTTGAAGCTGTTGGGCACTTTGGAACTGCTGTGGACGCCTACTATGGCTTCTTAAGATATGCGAGTGAGTGGTTGTCTCACAGAGCGACCGAT AAACCACTCTATTTGCTCGTCTCTGCAATCTCCTTGATGATAGTTTCATGCTTTTCTCTTGCTGGCATTATCTCTTGCCTATTTAGGGGAAACTCCTCGAGTCAAGTTGAACAACACTCTGAGTTGCATTTGGATAAACATTGGCACCTTGATGAGGTTTTCGTTCTTATGGGGATGCTTCTCTATGTCATTAGTCTTGGTTCAAGTTCTTTTGTGGAAGAAGAGCAGTATACATGGCACTTTCTCACTTCTAGTCTGTATTTAATATTTCTCTTCAAGACAGTCCAATCAATGCTGAAAGAATCAAATTCAACAGTCCTACGTAAATCAGAAGCAAAAATCTTTCACAGAAATAACTACTCTTTCCTTACCAGCTATAAATTTGGCCCAGGTCAGCGAGATGGTTACAAGTTGTATACCGTccttgttgttcttgtttctGGGAGAATTATAAGAGCATGGCATCAAGGTGGGGTTAACTGGGTTCATATTCTTGACATTTCGAAGATATTGGCCCAAGCTGACCCTTATATTATAAAGTGTCTTCAAATTATATCAGTTCTTGTGGTTGTGGTATTGTATGCAGTTTCACTCATGTTGCTGAGAACAAGGAAAGTCCATGTTATAGGGCTATGGTTCAGCCACCTTTTTTGTGGGCTTTTAGTTGTGCTGCATATCTGGGAAAGTCAGCTCAATACTTCAGTACTGATCAACCATAGCACAACATCAATAGCTCAGATATTTTATGCCATTGCAAGTATGTCGATTGTTCTCACCATTCTAGTGTCGCCTTGGGTATCTCCAATACATTCCGAAGAAGCTGAACCAACATCGTCCTCTAGCTCAAATCCTGAAAAGACTGTACATTTGCATGGCATCAATTATTCTGTTTTCTTGACTGGAATAACATACACCATGTTCTGGTGCCTTCTTCAATTGCTTCTGCAACAAGCCATAAATGCAATTCCTCTTTTGCTCATTTTGTTGCAAATAATCTCGAGTGTTATTCATTTTTCTCGGGAGAAACCATTGCATAGGCAATGGGTACAG GTTGTTGCAATGCAATTATTGGGATTGACCGGTCATTTTGGTCTTGGGAATACCAATAGCCTTGCCAGCATAGATGTTGCAGGAGCTTTCGTT GGCATTTCAAGTTACTCCACGGTTCTTTCCGGCCTGCTGATGTTCATTAGTACATATGGATCACCTCTGCTGTTATACCTTGGGATGGTTGTTTATATATCGGTGAAAGACAATGATGATATCTCCGCTCCACAGCTGTTCAAATGGAGCAGCATTTTGAACAAAATGATTGCATTGCCCTGCTTGGTTCCTCTGCTAATCAATTCTATTGCCTTGACTTCATACACCATTGTTTTGCTGCTCATGAGGAACCACTTGTTCGTTTGGAGCGTATTTTCACCCAA GTACCTCTATGTCTGCGCAGCAACAGTTTGCACCTATGCTGGAGTGCTCATTATAGCCATGACCGCAGTTTACACTTGCGCCGTATTTTCATTCAGGACCAGAAGCTACAGGAACAAATCCATGTGA